The sequence below is a genomic window from Sorangiineae bacterium MSr12523.
GCGCGAACACTTTTGGGAGCTACCCCTCTACCTCGAGGGCGGCATGCTCCCCATCGTCATCTCCATCCCGCCGTACCACTTTTGGGAGCCCCCGCCGGAGAACGGCCCGCTCCCGGCGCATGGCTCGGACTTCGGCCTCTTCATCCACGCCGAGGTGCTGGGCATGGAGCGCATCATCTTCGTCAAAGACGAAGATGGCCTCTACGACGCCGACCCCAAGTCGCACGAGAACGCCCGCTTCATCCGCCACATCAAATTGGACGAGCTCCTGGCGAACATGCCCCAGGAGCTCATTTTGGATCGCCAGCTCTTCGAAGCGTGGCGCACCGCACGACACGTGCGCAAAGTGCAAATCGTCAATGGCCTCCGGCGCGGGGAGCTCACGCGCGCACTCGCCGGCGAACCTTGTGGAACGGTGATCGAAAAATGAGCCTCGAACGACGCACCATCGACTCGCCGCTCGCGAACTCCCCCCTCACGCAAACCGAGGCGCCGTCGCTCTCGTACGATCCGGTGGCGCTCATGCCGGACGTCAAGGTCCTCAAGGTCGGTGGTCAATCCATCATGGACCGGGGACGAACGGCGCTCTTTCCCATCCTGGATGAACTCGCCGCGGCCAAAGATCGCCACAAGCTTCTCCTCTGCTGCGGCGGCGGCACGCGGGCGCGCCACATCTACGCCGTGGCCTCCGATCTCGAGCTGCCCACGGGCCTTCTTGCCGCGCTCGGTGGCTACGTTCCGCGCCAGAATGCGCGCATGTTGCAAATGCTCCTCGCGCGGCATGGTGGCATCTTCATCCTGCACGATGACTTCGAGAAGCTGCCCCTCTACTTTCGACTCGGTTGCATCCCCATCATGACGGGCATGCCCCCCTTCGGCTATTGGGAAAAGCCCACCGAGAACGGCCGCATTCCCCAACACCGCACCGACGCCGGCGTCTTCCTTTCCGCCGAAGTACTCGGCGTCAAGCGCGCCATCTTCATCAAAGACGAAGACGGCCTCTTCACGGATGACCCCAAAAAGAACCCCAACGCCGCCCGTATCCCAAGTATCGGCGCCCGCGAGCTGATCAAGCGCGATCTCGCGGATCTGGTCCTCGAGCGCGTGGTCATCGAATATTTGACCCGCGCCCGGTTTTGCCACGAACTCCAAATCATCAACGGCCTCGAACCGGGTATGGTGACCCGCGCCCTCGAGGGAGAAAATGTCGGCACGATCATTTACAAAGATTGATGCGCCACTCTTGTTGGCCGTGATGGGCGGCGCACTCGTTGGCGTCGGTTGCCAAGGCAAACAAGATGCGTCCAAGCAGCAATCGACGGCCTCCGCGTCTGCATCTGCATCGTCTGCCGCCCAGGCAAGCGAGGAGGAGCACCATGGAAACGAACGCCCGCTGAAGGTCGCCGCCGCATCGGACCTGGCCAAGGCCTTCGAGGAGGTCGGCAGGGCCTATGAGGCGAAGAGCGGCAAGAAGGTCGTGTTCTCGTTTGGATCGTCGGGCCTTTTGGCCAAGCAAATTGCCGAAGGGGCGCCCTTCGACGTGTTCGCGGCGGCCAACCAGGCCTTCGCCGACGAAGCGGTGAGGAGCGGCGCGTGCTTCCAGGAAGGGCAGGCGATCTACGCGCGCGGTCGCATCGTGGTCTGGACGAAGAAGGGGACGGTGGCCCCGCCGAAGACCCTGGCGGAGCTCAAGGAGCGCCGCTTCACCAAGATTGCCATCGCGAACCCCGAGCATGCCCCCTACGGCCGCGCCGCCAAAGAGGCACTTGCGTCGATTGGCGCTTGGGAGGCCGTCTCCAAAAAGGTGGTCTACGGCGAGAACATCCAGCAGACCTTCCAGTTTGCCCAAAGCGGCAATGCCGATGTCGCCATCGTCGCGCTCTCCCTCGCGATGGGCGCCGAGGGAGGCGCGTACGTGCCCATCGATCCCGGGCTGCATGCACCACTCGATCAAAAGCTGGTCGTCTGCAAAGGCGGCTCGCGCGAGGAGGGGCGGCCGCGCAAGCACGCCAGCGGCTTCGCCGACTACGTTGGCTCGGAGGAGGGGCGCGCCATCATGAAGCGCTACGGTTTCCTCCTCCCCGGAGAATCGCCCGCACCATGATAGCGCATGGTAGATAGCCGGTAAGTGAGCCCGCTCGCACTGTCGCTGCTCGTAGCCACCGCGTCGACGCTTCTGGCGGCGGTGGTGGGCCTCGCGATGGCGACGCTCCTCGCGACGAAGCGCTTCCCAGGCCGCGCCCTGCTCGACGTGCTCGTCACCGTCCCCATGGTCATGCCGCCCACGGTGCTCGGGTATTACCTGCTCGTGCTCCTCGGTCGCCGCGGTCCCATCGGACAAGCCTTCGAGGCCCTCACCGGTTCGACCATCGTCTTCACCCGGACCGGTGCCGTCGTCGCCGCCGCCGTGGGCGCGCTCCCCATCGTCATCAAGTCCGGGCGCGCCGCCCTCGAAGACGTCGACCCGCGCCTCGTCTTCGCCGCCCGCACCCTCGGTGCTTCCTCGTGGCGCGCCTTCCTGACGGTGCGCCTGCCGCTGGCGGCGCGGGGCATCGTCGCCGCGCTCATGCTCGCCTTCGCGCGCGCCCTGGGCGATTTCGGCGTCACCTTGATGGTCGCGGGCAACATCCCCGGCGAAACGCAAACCGCCTCCCTCGCGATCTTCGACGCCATCTTGGCCCAGCGCGACGAGGACGCGCTTTCCTTGGTCATCGTCCTCACCTTGGTGGCCACTGCGGTCCTCTACAGCGTCAACAAGCTCACAGAACGGCGGCGCACATGAGCGGCACCCTTTCCGTCGCCCTCGAGGTTCGGCATGGCGCGTTTCGCCTCGACGTGGCCTTCGAGGCCCCGCCGGGGATCACCATCCTGTTCGGCCCCTCGGGCTCCGGCAAAAGCACCACGCTGGCCGCCATCGCCGGGCTGCTCCGCCCCGAGCGCGGCCGCGTGGCCCTGGGGGACGACGTCTGGTTCGACGCGGGCGCACGAATCAATCGACCGGTACATCTGCGTCGGGTCGCCTTCGTCTTCCAGTCGCTGGCCTTGTTCCCCCACATGAGCGCGGTGGGAAACGTCGCCTACGGCATGGACCAGGCCCTGTCGCGCGACACAAGGCGCCGCAAGGCCTTGCAGCTCCTCGACCGCTTTCGGGTGGCGCATCTCGCCGACCGGCGGCCGGCCACGTATTCGGGCGGGGAGGCCCAGCGCGTGGCCCTGGCAAGGGCATTTGCCATGGAACCGCGCACTGTGCTCCTCGACGAGCCCTTCTCCGCGATGGATCGCGAACTCAGGCAGTCCCTCTGTGCCGATCTCCGTGTTTCGGCCACCGAGCTCGGGGTACCATTCCTGCACGTGACCCATCATGGTCAAGAAGCACGGCTCCTGGGCGATCGGGTGCTTTGCATTCAGGGCGGAAGCCTGGTGGCCCACGGCCGCCCGGACGAACTCTTGCGGGGTCGAGATGAGCCTTCCGTTGACACAGGCGGACCTGGAAGCTAGACCACGCGCTTCTCGCGGGATTAACCCTAGGCGAAACCAAAGCAGCTAGCGGGGCTCGGTCATGTTCAAGAAGGTCTGTCTCTTCTCTGGGGGTGCGAATCCGGAGCTCGCTACGTCCATCGCGAGCTACTTGGAGACGCCACTGTCGAAGGTTCGCATTACGCGGTTCAGCGACAACGAGTCGTTCGTCGAGCTGAACGAGAACGTTCGCGGGGTCGACGCCTTCGTCATCCAGCCAACGTCGAGCCCCGTCAACGACAACGTGATGGAGCTCCTGATCATGTGCGACGCCCTCCGTCGCGCCTCGGCCGGGTCCATCACCGCGGTCATCCCGTATTACGGCTACGGGCGGCAGGACCGCAAAGTCGCACCGCGCACGCCCATCACGTCCAAGCTCGTTGCGGACTTGATTCAGGTCTCGGGCGTCACCCGCGTCGTCTCGGTCGACCTGCACGCCGGGCAAATTCAAGGCTTCTTCAACATTCCCTTCGACCACCTGTACGCGATGCCGGTGATGCTCGAGGATTACTTGAAGAAGACGTTCGACTCCTCCGCCGTCTTCGTCTCGCCCGATTCGGGCGGCGTCGAGCGCGCGCGCGCTTACTCCAAGCGCCTCAACGCCAGCCTCGCCATCGTCGACAAGCGCCGCGAGCGCGCCAACGTCAGCGAGGTGATGAACCTCATCGGCGACGTAAAGGGCAAGGAGTGCATCATCATCGACGACATGATCGACACGGCGGGCACCCTTTGCGGCGCCGCCCGCGCCTTGGTCGATCACGGCGCCACGCGCGTGGTGGCCTGCGCCACGCACGGCGTCTTCTCCGGCCCGGCCATCAAGCGCATCAGCGAATCGCCCCTCGGCGAGGTCATCGTGACCGACTCCATCCCATTGTCGGACGAGGCCAAGGCCTGCAACAAGATTCGCCAGGTCAGCATTGCCCGGCTTCTGGGCGAGGCCATCAAACGAATCCACAGCTCCGATTCGGTCAGCTCGCTGTTTGCGTGACTGTCTGAACCGAACTACCTGAACAAATTGTCGGGGGCTTCACGTTTTAACTGTAAGCCCTCCGCACCTTCTGCTAAAGGCACCGCCTCTTAGCTGCATCCACACGAGTCATTCCGGGAGATACGTACGATCATGAGCGCGGCCACCACCTCCGATTCTTCCACCTCGGCGATCGCCCAGCTTTCCGTTTCGGCACGCCTCGTAGCGGGCAAGGGAGAGGCGAAGCGCCTGCGCCGCAGCGGCCAAGTTCCGGCCGTGGCCTACGGCAAGACGCTGGCCGCGACGCCGATTGCGGTCGCCCCGAAAGAGGTCATCAACATCCTCAAGAGCGAGCACGGGAAGAACACCGTCATTCGCGTTCAGGTTGCGGGCAGCGAGCGCCTCGTGATGATCCGTGACTACTCGTACCATCCGGTGCGCCGTGATCTGGAGCACGTGGACTTCGTCGAGGTGAAGCTCGACGAGGAGATCGACGTGGACATCCCGCTCTTCACCACCGGCAAAGCCGAAGGCGTCGTCAAGGGCGGCATCCTTCGCCAGGTTTACCGCACGCTTCCCGTGCGCTGCCGGCCGGACCGCATCCCCCTCAAGATCGAGGTCGACGTCACCTCGCTCGAGCTCAACGGCCACATCTCGACGCAGCAGTTGCAGCTCGCCGAGGGCGTGAGCGTTCGTCTCCCGGCCGAGCAGACCCTCGTGTCGGTCGTCGCGCCGGAGAAGGATCGCTCCGCCGAAGAAGCTGCCGCGGCCGCCCCGGGCGCCGCTGGTGCAGCCCCGGCCGCCGCCGCGGGTGGCAAGGCCGCTCCGGCCGCCAAGGACGCGAAGGCCGCTGCTCCCGCCAAAGACGCGAAGAAGAAGTAAGCCCTTTTTACCAGCAGATTCGATGTGATCCTCGTCGTCGGCCTCGGGAATCCGGGGAAAAAATACGCGGAAACGCGTCACAACATCGGCTTCATGGTGGCCGACGAGATCCATCGGCAGGGCAGCTTCCCCGAATGGCGGGAGAAGTTCTCCGGCGTTTTCACCAAGGGCACGCACAACGCGTTGCTCAAGCCGCAGACCTTCATGAACCTGTCGGGCGACAGCGTTCAGCCCTGCGCGGCCTTCCTCAAGGCGGAGCCCGCCGAAATCATCGTCATCCACGACGAGCTGGATCTGCCCTGGGGCGATGTTCGCCTCAAATTCGGTGGCGGCCACGCCGGCCACAACGGCTTGCGCAGCATCATCGGCCGCCTGGGCACCCCAGACTTCGTCCGCGTGCGCGTCGGCATCGGCCGCCCCCCACCTGACTTCCGCGGCGACGTGGCCGACTACGTATTGACCGGCTTCGACCCCGTCGAACGCGCCGAGCTCCCCAACGTCGTCGAAACCGCGCTAAAAGCCGCGCACTCGGTCGTCATGAACGGCATGACCGCCGCCATGAACACCGTAAATACCCGCGGCAAGCGCGCCTAACCTGCCTGAGGATTGAACATGAAGGCGGGAAGGCGGGAAGGTTTTTTGTTTTTCAATCGGCCCATTGAGCCGACTGGAAACCAAAGAAAGCCTTCTGTGCTGCTGCGCGCCGGCAGTCCTTCCCGCCTTCCCGCCTTCATGTGAATTCTCTCTTCTTCTAGAGCTTACCGAGCTTCCATTGGCGCCCTCTGTATGCTACAGAGCCGCCTCCCACGGATTTTCCGTGGTTTCCCTTGCTCCCCTCGGGGGGCCTAACGTCCACAAGGAGAGGTCGATGGCACTTGCCACCACCACCCAAGCGCTGAAAACGAAGGAGTACGAGACCATCTACATCCTTCGCGGCGACGTCGATCCCGACACCGCCGAAAAAGTCCAAAACCGCGTCGCCGAAGTCGTCTCGCGCGAAGCCGGCAAGCTCACCAAGGTCGAGGCCTGGGGCCGCCGCCGTCTCGCCTATCCCGTCGCCAAGTTCAAGAAGGGCGTCTACGTTTACGTCAAGTACGTGGGCCGCGGCGGACTCGTGAACGAGCTCGAGCGCAATTTGAAGCTGCAGGACGCGGTTCTCAAGTTCCAGACGGTGCTCTTGAAGGACGACGTCGACGAAGGCACGCTGACGATCGATCCGGAAGAAGTGAAGCTGGCTCGCCTCGAGCTGCCCGTCGAAGAAGAAGAGAAGGAATCGCGCGAGCGCGCCCTCGGCCTCGTCGACCTTCCCGATGCTCGCCACAGCCGCGACGATCGCGATGGCGATCGTGAGGACGATTTCGCCGATGAGGAAGCCGCTCCCGAGAGCTCGGCGACCCCGAAGGCGGAAGGCAACAGCGGCGGAGAGGAGGCCTGAGCCATGGCTATGCTGGATGACGACAAAGACTTTGGACGCACACCGGATCTGAACCAGGATGCCCCCGGCCGCCGCCGCACGGGCAAGAAGCGCGTTTGCAAGTTCTGCGCGGAGAAGGTCACGGTCATCGACTACAAAGACCCGCAGGCGCTCCGTTACTTCATCTCCGACCGCGGCAAGGTCGTTCCCCGCCGCATCAGCGGAAACTGCGCTCTCCACCAGCGCAAGGTCACCCAGGCGATCAAACGCGCGCGCAACATCGCGCTCTTGCCCTTCACCGTCACGGCCTGACGGGAAGGATGCAAGAACCAGGGAGAGAGCTACCATGCCCGCCACGATTCAAGTCATTCTTCAGCAGGACGTCCCGAACGTCGGAGCCTCCGGTGAACTCGTCAAGGTTCGCCCCGGCTTCGCACGCAACTACCTTCTTCCGCGCCAGCTCGCCGTCCCCGCGACGGTGGCCCAGGTCCATCGCGTCGAGCACGAAAAGGCCGTCGCCCTGGCCAAGGCCGAAAAGCTGAAGAAGGAGAGCCGCGAGCTCGCAGAGAAGCTCAACGCGCTCGACATCAAGATCGCCCGCGCCGTCGGCGAGGACGACAAGCTCTTTGGCTCCGTCACGGCGAAGGAAATCCACGCCGCCGTCGAGGCCCAGGGCATCAAGTTCGATCGCAAGAAGCTCGTTCTCGGTGAGCCCCTCAAGGCCCTCGGCCAGGTGCAGATCCCGGTCAAGCTTCTCACCGACGTCGTTGCCACCCTCAAGGTGGAAGTCGTCAAGAAGTGACCATGGCGTGATGTCGTTGCGGCGCAGTCAAGGCCGCGCCCGGACATCACTTGTGGTAAGCATTCGAGACCTCGGTTGCGCAGACGGCGCAGCCGGGGTTTCGTGCTTTTTCGGGAGGAAAATCTGTGGAAAAAGCGTGGAAAACGCGGGGAAAGCCGGAGATCCAGGAGCCGCCGCAGATCGACGGGCGCGTTCCTCCGCACGATCTCGACGCCGAGGCGGCCGTTCTATCGGCGATCATGATCGACAGCATGGCGCTCGACCGCGTCCTCGAGTTCCTCAAGCCCGAGCATTACTACTCCGAGGCGCACCGCCGCATTTACGAAGCGTGCATCGAGTTGCGCCAGGCGGGCCAGCCCGTCGACATCGTGCAAGTGGGCACTTACCTGAAGAACCGTGAGCGCATCCAGCAGATCGGCGGGATGGCCTACCTCACGGAGATCCTCAACTGCGCACCGGCCGTGGCCAACATTGCCGCCTACGGCAAGACGATCCACGAGAAGTGGCGCGTGCGCCAGCTGATTGCCACCTGCCAGCGCGTGGCGGCGCAGGGCTACATCGACTACGGCGAGGCGCAGCAGTTCATCGATGGCGCCGAGCAAGCGGTGTACGAGCTGAGTCGTACCTCCGAGTCGAGCAGCGTCGAAAAGCTGATCAGCGTCATGAAGAAGTCGTTCAAGCAATTGACCGACGCCATGCAACGCGGCGACCGCATCACCGGTGTCGCCACCGGCTTCGACCGCTACGACCGCCTCACCGCCGGCCTCCACCCGGGCGACCTCTCCATCGTCGCCGCGCGTCCCGGCATGGGAAAAACGAGCTTCGTCCTCAACGTGGCCGTCAACGTGGCGAGCCCCAAGGGCAGGGAACTCGAGAACGATCCGAACCAGCGCTGGGAGCAAGAAGGGGCAGGGGTGGTCGTCTTCTCCTTGGAAATGCCCCGCGAGCAGCTGGCCAATCGTATGGTGTGCTCCGAGGGCAAGGTCGACGTCAGCAAGGTTCGCTCGGGCTTCCTCGGCCAACAGGACTGGAACCGCCTGACGCAGGCCGCTGCCTTCCTCGGCAGCTTGCCCATCTGGATCGACGACTCGTCGACGTTGAGCATCCTCGAGCTTCGCGCCAAGGTGCGCCGCCTCCAAGCCGAATACGATCGCGAGCCCGAGGACGGCCGCGGGGGCCGCAAGATCGGCCTCGTCATCATCGACTACTTGCAGCTGATGAAGGGCCGCGACGGCGTCAGCTCGCGCGAGCAAGAGATCAGCGAAATCTCCCGCGGACTCAAAGGCCTCGCCAAAGAGCTCAAGGTCCCGGTCATCGCGCTCTCGCAGCTCAATCGTGCCGTCGAAACGCGAAGTGAGAAATCGAAGCGCCCGCAGATCAGCGACCTTCGCGAATCGGGTGCGATTGAACAGGACGCCGACAACATCATCTTCATTTACCGCGACGACTACTACAACAAGGAAGGCTCGACCGAGCCCAACATCGCGGAGTTGATCCTCGCCAAACAGCGTAACGGCCCGACCGGGACCGCGAAGGTGCGGTTCGACAAGGAATACACGCGCTTCGACAACCTGCCCGACGGCGAATACGAGGACGAGCCGGGCTGATACTGCCCGCTACCTTCGGAGATTCGACTTTTGCGTAACTTTCCTGGTAAAAACGACGCCTCCTCATGAAGTCGCCTCTCGAGTCCATCGTCGATACGCGCCGTGTGATCATCTCGGTGGGGGCGGGCGGGGTCGGTAAGACCACGACCTCCGCGGCGCTGGGGGTCGCGGCAGCCCAGCGTGGAAAGCGCGTGCTGTGCCTCACCATCGACCCGGCGCATCGCCTGGCCGAGAGCCTTGGCATCGCGCGCATGAACACCGAGGCCATGGACATCGACCCGACGCGCTTCGCCGACGCCGGCGCACCGCTCAAGGGCTCGCTCACCGTGATGATGCTCGACACGAAGCGCACCTTCGACGAGCTGGTGATCAAGTATTCCTCGAGCCCCGAGCGGGCGCAGCGCCTTCTGGACAACAAGATTTACAAGTACGTCTCCACCTCCCTCGCCGGTACGCAGGAGTACATGGCGATGGAGAAGCTCATCGACGTGAAGGGTGATCCCCGTTACGACGTCATCTTTCTCGACACGCCCCCCACGGCCAACGCGCTCGACTTCCTCGATGCTCCGGAGCGGCTGGTCGACGCCCTCGACTCGGCGGCCATGCGCTGGTTCGTCGAGGCGTTCCAGTCGACGGGCAAGCTGTCGCTCAACATCCTCGCGCGTTCGGCGTCGGTGGTGCTTCGCACGATCGGCAAGATCACCGGCGGCGGCTTCCTGGAAGACGTTGCGGGCT
It includes:
- the modA gene encoding molybdate ABC transporter substrate-binding protein, with product MSARSFTKIDAPLLLAVMGGALVGVGCQGKQDASKQQSTASASASASSAAQASEEEHHGNERPLKVAAASDLAKAFEEVGRAYEAKSGKKVVFSFGSSGLLAKQIAEGAPFDVFAAANQAFADEAVRSGACFQEGQAIYARGRIVVWTKKGTVAPPKTLAELKERRFTKIAIANPEHAPYGRAAKEALASIGAWEAVSKKVVYGENIQQTFQFAQSGNADVAIVALSLAMGAEGGAYVPIDPGLHAPLDQKLVVCKGGSREEGRPRKHASGFADYVGSEEGRAIMKRYGFLLPGESPAP
- the modB gene encoding molybdate ABC transporter permease subunit yields the protein MSPLALSLLVATASTLLAAVVGLAMATLLATKRFPGRALLDVLVTVPMVMPPTVLGYYLLVLLGRRGPIGQAFEALTGSTIVFTRTGAVVAAAVGALPIVIKSGRAALEDVDPRLVFAARTLGASSWRAFLTVRLPLAARGIVAALMLAFARALGDFGVTLMVAGNIPGETQTASLAIFDAILAQRDEDALSLVIVLTLVATAVLYSVNKLTERRRT
- a CDS encoding ATP-binding cassette domain-containing protein: MSGTLSVALEVRHGAFRLDVAFEAPPGITILFGPSGSGKSTTLAAIAGLLRPERGRVALGDDVWFDAGARINRPVHLRRVAFVFQSLALFPHMSAVGNVAYGMDQALSRDTRRRKALQLLDRFRVAHLADRRPATYSGGEAQRVALARAFAMEPRTVLLDEPFSAMDRELRQSLCADLRVSATELGVPFLHVTHHGQEARLLGDRVLCIQGGSLVAHGRPDELLRGRDEPSVDTGGPGS
- a CDS encoding ribose-phosphate pyrophosphokinase, whose amino-acid sequence is MFKKVCLFSGGANPELATSIASYLETPLSKVRITRFSDNESFVELNENVRGVDAFVIQPTSSPVNDNVMELLIMCDALRRASAGSITAVIPYYGYGRQDRKVAPRTPITSKLVADLIQVSGVTRVVSVDLHAGQIQGFFNIPFDHLYAMPVMLEDYLKKTFDSSAVFVSPDSGGVERARAYSKRLNASLAIVDKRRERANVSEVMNLIGDVKGKECIIIDDMIDTAGTLCGAARALVDHGATRVVACATHGVFSGPAIKRISESPLGEVIVTDSIPLSDEAKACNKIRQVSIARLLGEAIKRIHSSDSVSSLFA
- a CDS encoding 50S ribosomal protein L25, whose protein sequence is MSAATTSDSSTSAIAQLSVSARLVAGKGEAKRLRRSGQVPAVAYGKTLAATPIAVAPKEVINILKSEHGKNTVIRVQVAGSERLVMIRDYSYHPVRRDLEHVDFVEVKLDEEIDVDIPLFTTGKAEGVVKGGILRQVYRTLPVRCRPDRIPLKIEVDVTSLELNGHISTQQLQLAEGVSVRLPAEQTLVSVVAPEKDRSAEEAAAAAPGAAGAAPAAAAGGKAAPAAKDAKAAAPAKDAKKK
- the pth gene encoding aminoacyl-tRNA hydrolase, whose product is MILVVGLGNPGKKYAETRHNIGFMVADEIHRQGSFPEWREKFSGVFTKGTHNALLKPQTFMNLSGDSVQPCAAFLKAEPAEIIVIHDELDLPWGDVRLKFGGGHAGHNGLRSIIGRLGTPDFVRVRVGIGRPPPDFRGDVADYVLTGFDPVERAELPNVVETALKAAHSVVMNGMTAAMNTVNTRGKRA
- the rpsF gene encoding 30S ribosomal protein S6; this translates as MALATTTQALKTKEYETIYILRGDVDPDTAEKVQNRVAEVVSREAGKLTKVEAWGRRRLAYPVAKFKKGVYVYVKYVGRGGLVNELERNLKLQDAVLKFQTVLLKDDVDEGTLTIDPEEVKLARLELPVEEEEKESRERALGLVDLPDARHSRDDRDGDREDDFADEEAAPESSATPKAEGNSGGEEA
- the rpsR gene encoding 30S ribosomal protein S18; this translates as MAMLDDDKDFGRTPDLNQDAPGRRRTGKKRVCKFCAEKVTVIDYKDPQALRYFISDRGKVVPRRISGNCALHQRKVTQAIKRARNIALLPFTVTA
- the rplI gene encoding 50S ribosomal protein L9, with amino-acid sequence MPATIQVILQQDVPNVGASGELVKVRPGFARNYLLPRQLAVPATVAQVHRVEHEKAVALAKAEKLKKESRELAEKLNALDIKIARAVGEDDKLFGSVTAKEIHAAVEAQGIKFDRKKLVLGEPLKALGQVQIPVKLLTDVVATLKVEVVKK
- the dnaB gene encoding replicative DNA helicase; the protein is MEKAWKTRGKPEIQEPPQIDGRVPPHDLDAEAAVLSAIMIDSMALDRVLEFLKPEHYYSEAHRRIYEACIELRQAGQPVDIVQVGTYLKNRERIQQIGGMAYLTEILNCAPAVANIAAYGKTIHEKWRVRQLIATCQRVAAQGYIDYGEAQQFIDGAEQAVYELSRTSESSSVEKLISVMKKSFKQLTDAMQRGDRITGVATGFDRYDRLTAGLHPGDLSIVAARPGMGKTSFVLNVAVNVASPKGRELENDPNQRWEQEGAGVVVFSLEMPREQLANRMVCSEGKVDVSKVRSGFLGQQDWNRLTQAAAFLGSLPIWIDDSSTLSILELRAKVRRLQAEYDREPEDGRGGRKIGLVIIDYLQLMKGRDGVSSREQEISEISRGLKGLAKELKVPVIALSQLNRAVETRSEKSKRPQISDLRESGAIEQDADNIIFIYRDDYYNKEGSTEPNIAELILAKQRNGPTGTAKVRFDKEYTRFDNLPDGEYEDEPG
- a CDS encoding ArsA family ATPase, with the translated sequence MKSPLESIVDTRRVIISVGAGGVGKTTTSAALGVAAAQRGKRVLCLTIDPAHRLAESLGIARMNTEAMDIDPTRFADAGAPLKGSLTVMMLDTKRTFDELVIKYSSSPERAQRLLDNKIYKYVSTSLAGTQEYMAMEKLIDVKGDPRYDVIFLDTPPTANALDFLDAPERLVDALDSAAMRWFVEAFQSTGKLSLNILARSASVVLRTIGKITGGGFLEDVAGFITELNDLFGGFKERAARVQSALRSRDVAFVLVTSPSPVSIKEVLYFSGRLAQHDMPRGALVVNRYRVPPPYAGDAPIHTSVAQAAVMTRGIQLEDDAAERLSRAHLDAVHLAALDHRNVGVLEAELPEGVPIVKVPELASDVHDVRLLSDLAATLMSGGV